The DNA segment CACTCCCGGACACCGACGACGTACCGGTTTGTGTGCCTTGCCTCGCTAAACAGTGACTAAACAGCGAACACCCCGTTTCGGTTTTGTAACACTCCCCCGTAAATTAGCGATACCCGCCACAAAATTCACATATCACTCACCCTGATGAAAGGAAGCATATTGCATTTGCACAGTGAGTCGGATAGCGTCTGTAACGTTACACTAAAACGTTACAGAAAACAGAATCAGCGACTTTTTCGTTAAACCAGCTGGCTGCGTCCGCCCTGCCAGATGGCGTTATCACGACCTCTACACTGTGAGAAAGGATAATCATGATGAAAACAACACCGTTTCGTTCAGCCAGACGTTTTCTGGCACTCGCTTGCCTCAGTAGCGCCCTGATTGCAGGCAGTGTGCTGAGCGCTTCAGCACAGGCAGCAATCAATTTTCGTGTTTACTCGTCTCTGCCAGGAGATGACTCCTCTGCCCACTATATTTGGTTCAACCGCTTCCAGGAAAACCTGAATAAAAACGAGAAGTTAAAAGGACAGATTAAGCTTAATTATTTCGCCAACGCCATGCTGGGAAAAGAAGCCGATGCCACACAACAGGTCCGTATCGGCGCCATTAACATGATGATTTCAGGTACTTCAATCTGGGCCACGCTGGTTCCTGAAGTGGGCGTGCTGGATCTGGGTTATCTGTTTAAAGACTATGACCAGGTCGGGAAAGCGCTGGACGGCAAAGCCGGTGAGCAGCTTTCTAAGCTAATGATGGATAAAGCAAACGTGATGGTGCTGGGCTATGGCTATAACCTCGGCGCGCGCAACGTGTACACCAAAAAGGCCATTGAAAAGCCGGAGGATTTAAAGAATCTGAAAATCCGCGTACTGCCGGTGCCAAATTTTATCGCCACGCTGAATCACATGGGCGCGGTGGCCATTCCCATGCCGGGCGGGGAAGTCTATTCCAGCCTGCAAATGGGCGTGATCGATGGCGTCGAGCATGATGCCCCGACCATCTACGCCAGCAAATATTATGAAATCATCAAGAATGGCACGCTGACCCGCCATAGCTATAACCCGCTGATGATTGCCATGAATAAGAAGAGCTTCGAGCAGATCCCGGAATCATTACGTGCCGACGTGCTAGCCGCCGCGAAAGAGGCCACGGAATACGAACGCCAGCAGGCCAGTCAAAAAGAACAGGAAGCGATTAAAAACCTGGAGGCGAAAGGCGTCACTTTCCGGGAAACCGATCGCGCATTCTTCGCACAGGCCGTACAGCCTGTCTGGAAAGCCTTCCTGGATAAATACCCGGATCTGAAACCTATGGTGGACGAGATCAGCGCCGCAGCGCCGAGCGACAGACCATAAGCCGTGCATCGTCGGCCTGCGCTGTTCAGCGGGTCGGCGATATTGCCCACACAAACCATGAAAGGAGTTCATCATGGCTGATATCCCGATGAAAACAAAGGATGAAAAGTCTTTGTTGACGCTATTGGGGCGGCTGAGTCGATTTCTGACCACGTTAACGTCCTGGGCCGGAGCGCTGGTGCTGTTTATCAACGTGCTGGTGGTATTTGCTTCGGTGATCTGGCGCTATGCCCTGCACTCACCGATCCACTGGGCGGAAGAAGTGGCGCGAGCGTTGATGATTGCGCTGGTCTTTTTTGGCGTCGCGACTTCGACCGGCAGAGGCGGACACATTGGCGTCGATCTGTTCTTACGCTTCCTGCCTGAAAGCGTTCGCCCCTACGTAATCCACGCCAGCCGCTGGATCCTGTTTCTGGTCTCCGTCGGGCTGGTCGTTTCCAGTTATGATCTGGTGCAGGCCGCGCGACTGCAAACCACCGAGACGGGCCTGCCGCAGACCATCTACGTGATTCCGGTATTAATCGGTTCCGTGGTGATGATGGTGGCCGCGCTGGAACATGCCCTACATGAGCGCGCCAAAGTGGTGCTGCTCAGCGGCGCGGGGATCATCGTGCTGGC comes from the Citrobacter amalonaticus genome and includes:
- a CDS encoding TRAP transporter substrate-binding protein, with product MMKTTPFRSARRFLALACLSSALIAGSVLSASAQAAINFRVYSSLPGDDSSAHYIWFNRFQENLNKNEKLKGQIKLNYFANAMLGKEADATQQVRIGAINMMISGTSIWATLVPEVGVLDLGYLFKDYDQVGKALDGKAGEQLSKLMMDKANVMVLGYGYNLGARNVYTKKAIEKPEDLKNLKIRVLPVPNFIATLNHMGAVAIPMPGGEVYSSLQMGVIDGVEHDAPTIYASKYYEIIKNGTLTRHSYNPLMIAMNKKSFEQIPESLRADVLAAAKEATEYERQQASQKEQEAIKNLEAKGVTFRETDRAFFAQAVQPVWKAFLDKYPDLKPMVDEISAAAPSDRP